From the Candidatus Thermoplasmatota archaeon genome, one window contains:
- a CDS encoding UbiA family prenyltransferase, with amino-acid sequence MFFTKSKNVLLVFIVAALVFSYAKISKSREILGNLNRGLVTVAAYFFGVFSTGYSISELPIYIWLLAIIFLLHDTNSNLVGAIRDVEGDKKGGYRTIPVKYGVKKSAIISIVLTIIWLPLTLILPCIYNFLKTEFYYVMIIDVLILISLYIYLFRSISDYSREKALKYHEFFVLERITLASALIVGVTDIYIAISIYIIALTVTFFSQYLLRKRYEFMEKK; translated from the coding sequence ATGTTTTTTACTAAATCTAAAAATGTACTCCTGGTCTTTATCGTAGCAGCACTGGTATTCTCATATGCAAAAATATCTAAATCTCGTGAAATATTAGGTAATCTAAATAGAGGTTTAGTAACTGTAGCTGCATATTTCTTCGGAGTGTTTTCAACTGGTTACTCTATATCTGAATTACCCATATACATCTGGCTACTAGCAATCATATTTCTCCTACACGATACAAACAGTAACTTAGTCGGAGCAATAAGGGACGTAGAAGGCGATAAAAAAGGAGGATACAGAACTATACCTGTTAAGTACGGAGTTAAGAAATCAGCAATTATATCAATAGTTTTAACGATAATTTGGTTACCCCTAACTCTTATCTTACCTTGCATATATAACTTTCTGAAGACGGAATTTTACTATGTCATGATAATAGATGTTTTGATCCTGATTTCCCTTTATATATACCTGTTTAGATCAATTAGTGATTACTCTAGAGAAAAAGCTTTGAAATATCATGAATTCTTTGTTTTAGAACGAATAACTTTAGCATCTGCCTTAATAGTTGGTGTCACCGACATCTACATTGCAATCTCTATCTATATTATTGCACTTACTGTTACATTTTTTTCTCAATACCTGCTAAGAAAAAGATATGAATTTATGGAGAAAAAATGA